The proteins below come from a single Drosophila teissieri strain GT53w chromosome 3L, Prin_Dtei_1.1, whole genome shotgun sequence genomic window:
- the LOC122618294 gene encoding peptidoglycan-recognition protein LD isoform X3: protein MPIFVSAYSLRAISKYYAHQDQSGLDKLCHLNNHLVAFILAKLHNVLFALYFATIARRSPSPDAVSRSTYGSLESIPDIHIRVDKDCDVSESTPLLAAAQRSTKTPSSLTASSSASSSCNPTLHRDCFNWRSVGLLVMCTSALALAAYLLWRQS, encoded by the coding sequence ATGCCGATCTTCGTGAGCGCCTACAGTCTGCGTGCCATCAGCAAATACTATGCCCACCAAGATCAGAGTGGCCTGGACAAACTGTGCCACTTGAATAATCATCTGGTCGCTTTTATCTTGGCTAAACTCCATAATGTGTTGTTTGCTCTATATTTCGCTACGATAGCACGTCGTAGTCCCTCGCCAGACGCCGTCTCCCGGTCCACGTACGGCAGCCTGGAATCCATCCCAGACATACACATTCGAGTCGACAAGGATTGCGATGTCAGCGAATCCACTCCCCTGCTGGCAGCTGCTCAGCGCTCCACCAAGACACCCTCATCCCTCACAGCCTCCTCCTCGGCGTCGTCTTCCTGCAACCCGACGCTCCACCGCGACTGCTTCAATTGGCGCTCGGTGGGTCTGCTGGTCATGTGTACCTCCGCCTTGGCACTCGCCGCCTATTTGCTCTGGAGACAAA